A region from the Gymnogyps californianus isolate 813 chromosome 14, ASM1813914v2, whole genome shotgun sequence genome encodes:
- the SPRY4 gene encoding protein sprouty homolog 4, whose translation MEPRIPHNITVVPNSVMVQPLLDSRIPYGRLQHPLTILPIDQMKTTHIENDYTDNPTASQLAAQKHPRGPHELVLTNQHLQRCEQDVTHPWISFSGRPSSISSSSSTSSDQRLLDHMAPAPVAEQSSPRAVRIQPKVINCKPLDLKGPVSQELDKHFLLCEACGKCKCKECALPRTLPSCWVCNQECLCSAQNLVNYSTCMCLVKGVFYHCTNEDDEGTCADHPCSCSHSNCCARWSFMSALSLVLPCLLCYLPATGCVKLSQRCYDQVSRPGCRCKNTNSVICKALPESKGSRPEKPF comes from the coding sequence ATGGAGCCCCGGATTCCCCACAACATCACCGTTGTCCCCAACTCTGTGATGGTCCAGCCCTTGCTGGACAGCCGGATCCCCTATGGGCGGCTGCAGCATCCGCTCACCATCCTGCCGATTGACCAAATGAAGACAACTCACATAGAGAACGATTACACCGACAACCCCACCGCTTCCCAGCTGGCAGCCCAGAAGCATCCCCGAGGCCCCCACGAACTGGTCCTGACCAACCAGCACCTGCAGCGCTGTGAGCAGGATGTCACCCACCCCTGGATTTCATTCAGCGGGCGCCCCAGCtccatcagcagcagcagcagcacatcttCAGACCAAAGGCTCTTGGACCACATGGCCCCGGCACCCGTGGCGGAGCAGTCCTCCCCCAGAGCGGTTCGCATTCAGCCCAAGGTGATCAACTGCAAACCCCTGGACCTGAAGGGACCTGTGTCTCAGGAACTGGACAAGCACTTTCTACTGTGCGAAGCCTGTGGGAAATGCAAGTGTAAGGAGTGCGCGCTGCCCCGGACTCTGCCTTCGTGCTGGGTGTGCAACCAAGAGTGCCTCTGCTCGGCGCAGAACCTGGTCAACTACTCCACCTGCATGTGTCTCGTGAAGGGCGTCTTCTACCACTGCACCAACGAGGACGACGAGGGCACGTGTGCCGACcacccctgctcctgctcccactCAAACTGCTGTGCCCGCTGGTCCTTCATGAGTGCCCTCTCCCTGGTGCTCCCTTGCTTGCTCTGCTACCTGCCAGCCACCGGCTGCGTCAAGCTGTCCCAGAGATGCTACGACCAAGTGAGCCGGCCCGGATGCAGATGCAAAAACACAAACAGTGTCATTTGCAAGGCGTTGCCGgagagcaaaggcagcaggcCAGAAAAGCCCTTTTGA